The genomic stretch TTGTCCATCTACAGAGGGAAACTTTTCAGTGTTTTCCTCCTCTAACTTGCTGATCCCTCAACATTTTCCAATGGATGTTCCTGAAGTCTCCAATATTCTTCCTGGCACAATCTGCAGCCAAGAGATCGCAACTCTTGAGGACATAGTGCAATCTTGTTCCCAGATGATAAAGTCTCAACATAACCGGAAACAATCCCTTCATCCATTAATGCGGCCTCAGGTTCCTCCAGTACAGTCACATGGTGCTCAACATTATGCTTCAGATGATCCCAGTGCGGGAATCATTGAAGGTATGCCGCATTCGTCAAAAAGGTTGAAGATGGGTAACATAAATGGAAATAATCATCTATTGGTTCCTTCAATTGTTCAACATTGTGTTCCTGGAGGACTTTCATATCAACAGCAACAGTCTGAATCTCCTATATCCCTTAATTTTGAGGATATAGTGCAGTCTTGTTGTCAGATGATAAATtgtcaaaataacaaaaaacgaTGCCCTCATCCATTGAAGCAGCCTCAGGTTCCTCCAGAACGGTCACATGGTGCTCAACTGTATGCTTCAGATGGACCCAGTTCAGGAAACATCAAAGATATTCCGCCTTCAGTTGTTCAAAATTGTGTTCCTGAAGGACTTTCATATCTGCAGCAACAACCTAAATCTCCTGCATTTATTAGTTCTGAGGATATAGTGCAATCTTGCTCCCAGATGATAAAGTCTAAACATAACCGAAAATGGCCAGTTCATCCATATTTGCAGCCTCAGTTTCCTCCTGAACAGTCACGTGGTGCTCAACAGTATGCTTCAGATGGATCCAGTTCAGGAAATATTGAAGATATCCTGCCTTCGtcaaaaaagttgaaaatggagaataaaaatgaaaattaccaTCTATTGGCCCCTTCAGTTGTTCAACCTTGTGCTCCTGAAGGGCTTTCATATCTGCAGCAACAATCTGAATCTCCTGTATCTATTAATTCTGAAGTAACGCATGTGGAGATGGAACCAGCAAATAATTCCATACAAGATTCCATGAAGATCAATGATGTTACAAAATGTGATTCTGACATTGTCCTTAAACTGAACTCTGAGAGTGTGCTGATTCCTTCTGGGGAAATATTTTCTTGTCATCATATGGAGCAAATAGACCTTACTAGCAGTAGTGAGATTATTGACAATGTGAAAGAAGTTTCTGAAAGAATGGGGTCCAAGAGTTCCCATTTTTTCTCAGAAGGGCTTACAGAGGAAACAGTGAGGACGGACTTCACCCAGACAGATCCAAAACCAGACTCTGATTTGAAGGAAGTAATAAAGCCTCAGAATCAAGAAACAAATAGTGTCCTTTTGACGGAACTATTAAAAGAAGAGCCAATCAAGGAACATTTATCGAGTCTTGGGCAGAGCATTGATCAGGTAATAATTTTCCGTTCATCATTACTATATTCTCCAAGAGTTTCAATTGTTTTCTAATTATTATTCTTATGCATGTTGTTTAAAACAGAGTATCTTGATGGAAGAACGAGAAAACAGTGAGAAAGTGTGTCAATTGTGTGCGTCAGGAAAGCTTTTTTTTGCCCCTGCACCAGTGTTTTGCTCATGCTGTAATGCTCGTCTCAAGCGCGGTGTTAACTATTACTGCACGCTGGATGAGCATAGTACACGATATTGTTTTTGTAACTCGTGCTATAAGGGGTCTCGAAGAGGAAATATCTCATTTCATAGTATCCGTATTTCAAAGGCAACACTTGGTAGAAAGAAGAACGATGAGGAAACTGAAGAAAGGGTAAATCAAGTCATACTGTCTTCTTATTTTCTGAGATTTTGAAAGTAATTATTCAATTCTGGAGGCTTTTTATGTGCTTGCAGTGGGTTCAATGTGATAAATGCAAGGGCTGGCAACATCAGATATGTGCTGTCTTGAATGATAATAGTGCTTTGGAAGGCAAAGTTGAGAACACATGTCTCAAATGCTTGTTAAAAGAAACAGAATGTGGGGAGCTCATGAACTTACCAAAGAGTTATATTTGATGGTGACTATTGGGGAATGTAACTCCAAGGTAACGGCAGCTCGTTTGCTATATTTTGATGGTGACTATTGGTCTGGTGCAACTGAGGAGGCAATCAGGAAAATTGAACAAGAAAGAATGGCAGACACACAAAAGAAATCGAAGATAACAAGAACAAAGAGAACTTTAAAAGCCATGGGCCATACAGATCCTTCTGATGGCTCTACCAAGGATATTCTACTGATGCAGAGAGTAAATATACTAAACCTTTCCCTTCTAATTTTTCCTACTAAATTGGTGGCTTAAAAGCTATCTTCTAATCATCTAACTCTTCACTTTGCATACTCTAGTGAAGCAACCTTGGTGGCTTAAAATATACCCTATCTAGTCAAATGAGACAAGTATTGAAACTCTGATAGATATGGGTAAAAACAGAGCACAAACTAATGCTTGATCAATATGATCGATCGCCTTCACTTTGATCTGGTACTTCTCTAGGGAGTAACGAGGGCAATACTTTATCCAGATTCTGTGGTTTCCTGGGAAATATCTCAATTCCTTGATCACAAGATCAATATTGGAGTGATTGAGTGAGTGTTTGCCTTAAATTTTACAATGGTAATAGTCAATAGGTCTTGGGAAAGAATAAAACATTTACACCAGTGTTGTCAATTGCGTTAATACTATTAATAGATTTACCCTCTTTTTCTCCCTTTATATCTATTTACTCTCGATCTTATTTTGTTGTATCTTCCTTTTTAGATGGGGCAAAGCATTTTACAGACCAAGGAGGACTTTATGATTGTCGACATGCAGTATGTTTGCACTCACTGTCATGAAGCAATATTATCTGGACGACGCTGGTCCTGCGGTCAGTGCAAAAATTTTCACCTCTGTGAAAGGTAACCAATCACTCTGAAGTCTCTCCTTCTCTTCGAACTTTTTATGCTGCCCTTTAATAAGAATATTCATGGTTCCTATCATTGAAATGCAGTATTTTTTATCATTCTTAGTTACCTGATATCTTATTTCCAAACAAGGAGGGAGTggatgaacaaaacaaaaaaaatcattagatTGAGCTTaagcaaaatttttttttttttttttttttttttgtttttaagaagtAAAATTCCATTTAGGTTGAATTGattatcttattttttttctctatcaATAACTCAATCTTCTCTTTGTGTGTGAAAATATTCATGGGACATTGTTCGTCTTTAATGCCCAGAATCTGTTGACCTTCTCTTTGGTATTTATGCTTAAGAACTTAATTTATGTGTAACTACTATTTCTTTTCACTCTTATTGCATATGTTGTAGATGCCATGATGCTGAGCGCAAAAATTGTGGACAGGACGTTCACATCTCAGCCAACATGGAACGACATGTGCTTTCTCAGGTGAATTTCAAACCTTATGAGCTGATATGATATTTCTGCCCTTCTGCATGCAGGATTAGCCTGCTCAGTAGATAACTAATCAAGTGGTGAAGGAAACATAACTGTACACCGTATAGATCTATCCACTAAAAGGAGATATCAACAATCAGTAACTGTACTACACGTAAACCTGTTTTTGTTAATTCATGATAGGAGCTCATTTACAATAAAATTTTTTACCAGTCAATTAGTGTTAGCATCTACCTAGCTTAAAATAATATGAACCAGCCTAGTTACTAGTTTTACCAAATGAAGTTGTAGATTCAAATAAATGCTGTCGTTAATGTTAGAGTGGCATGTTTGTGCATATTAcaatcaaatttgattaattcgtATGACTTTTGCTCTTTTTCAGGTTGTGGTTGAGGATGTGCTTTCTGATACCAAGGATGATGTTATTTCGAACAACAATTTACTTGAAAATAGGCATACTTTCTTGAGCTTTTGTGAGAAGAAGCATTATCAGTTCGGCACACTTCGCCGGGCCAAGTATTCCTCAAAAATGATTCTGCATCATCTCCATAATGCTACTGTGCTAACTGGTGGGAGCACATGCAGTATTTGCCATAAGCATGCTGTGGTTGATCAGAGATGGGTGTGTGAAATATGTCCAGAGTTTGACGTTTGTGCAACATGCTATCGAGAGAAAGGAAGTGCTTGTCACATTCATAAGCTGACTCAAAGTTCTCCCTCAGCTAACCGTGGGACAGAGAATCGAAAGGTGCCAAAAAAAGGATTTCTGATATAAAAGTATTAAGTTTAAATATTTCATCATTCCTTCCTCTTTTCATGTAGTAGtagttttcatcttttttcctgataataatattattaactACAATAAAGATAATATTCATCATTCCTTCCTCtttgcaaaaaataattttaattaccTAATTGAAAAAGATGGAGTGTGCGTGTGTGCACGTGTTTTTGCGATGTTCAGTTACTTTGTCCTGTCATTATGTTTGATTAGACTTATAGTGTAAATATGTCGTGCAGATAAGGGAACTGCTGGACGTTTTACAGCATGCAACTACATGTAAGCCAACCAAGATTCAACCTTGCTTTTACCCGAACTGCCTCCAGATGAAGAAGCTATTATACCATGCAGATAAGTGCACTGTTCGGGCTACTGGAGGTTGTCACTTCTGTAAGAAGGCATGGAGCGGATTGATTCTGCATTCGATAAACTGTAGAAAACTAAATTGTACCACACCACGATGCATGTGAGTTATATTCATTGCATTTAGCCACCACCCCCTTCCACACCAAAAAGGGGCTTGCTAGTTCTTATAGCATTATCATAATTGCTCTAATTTTTCGCTCATTTATCGGATTGATTGGTGATGATTTTGAAGGGATCTGAAGAAGCATGCAGAAGAGTGTCGGTTGAAGAATTAGTCAGGTAGCAGTGAGCAGTGAAGGTTGCTAACCGTTGATAGTCTAAAGTGTACAGGATAGGAGAGGATTGTCAACACCGGCAGCCGAGTTTATAGAAAGTTGAGAAGCAGGATAGCTTGCAGCATTAAGTATTGCAGGGCTCAACGATTTTGTCAAATAAAAACACAGTGAAATATCGGTCTAATACCGACCCCTTGTGTACAGACTTAGTAGCGTTCCTTCAGACGGCTTGTGATTCGAGGCGTTGGTGTGGTTCCAAAACAATAGGCTTACAAAGGTATGCTTTTGGTACCTGGTTAAGGCTCTTTCCGTAGTACTTACCCCTTCCCTGAACAGCGTAGTTTTCTTGTACGTCGGCAGATGAACACATGCTTTTGCCACATAATCAAGTGACTTTTAAACGGACCTCCtgtttttagccgttagatcaaattttaagaaccTAGATTACTTGATTAGGTGGTTTTGATGGGAGAGATTCGAAGGGAATCTCTTTCCATATATTTCAATCGTCTAATATGATGTACCAACAAAAATGATATGTACACAATTTGATGGATTTTCGTGAGATAATGGTTCTGCGACAATGACACGAAAACAGTTTTTATGAACATAAAAAGGGCATAAATGTCGATTCAACAGAGACGTAACCGAAATACGATTTTTCACTAAGCTGTTGAGCGTCAAAACATAAACGTTCGTTGCGACCAGAAGCTCCCGAACAAATTAAAGACCCGCATCATCGTGGGTCTAACCCGCGTCTTGGGTAAGCCATCTCGGCAGCCTCTGCCATGTTATATAATCTGGGTCACTGAAGTCATCTATCCTGTTAACTACTGTTGCAAAATGCCaaccatgagagagagagagagagagcttgcaTGCAGTTCAAACAATCACTACCAGAAGTAAATAAAGATTACAAACAATGTGGACGTGGAGGAGCTTTCAGTCCAGCAGTATAATATGCACTGCCTaccgctgctgctgctgctgctgcttctgctgCTACAAGAGAACAAATCTAGCTTTGTCtttggggaaaaaaaacaaaaataataagaaacagCTCCAATGTCTTCCTGAGTCCTAAACGAAAAGAGGGCAAATAAAGCCTAATCCCTCCCACTGAATTACTTCCATGGTTCTAACTACACTTTAATTGGTCATGCACAAATACTACCACATTATAAAAGCCAACAGCAAACCTAAAGTTGATGCAGTCAAGTTCCCATCGTCCAAAATCCACGTGGCGGAAACAAGTCTAAACTCATTATGTTGTGAGGAAGGTCCAGAGCTTCTTTCCTATTGAGGCTTGCCCAGGATGTTCAGATGATTCTTCTTCatcgtcgtcgtcttcttcaATGGGAGTAGCTTCCCCAGATTCACTCCTATACTCATCTCCGTCGACATACTCCTGACCCCCTGCTGTTGAACCATTCACCTCTTCACTCGCTGCTGGATTCTCTTCCTGAATTTTCTCTGCATCTGCATTACCATCTTGCGTGTTTGCAAGAGTCTCGCACTGagcacaaaataaaaagaaacaccGCATTAGATAGATCAGTCATGATGCTTTTACTGACAAACCATCTTTTGAAGAAGAGTTTCCATAAAACAAATAGAAGGGTCATGCATAAACACACATGTGCCATCTAGTGAAAATCTAATGGGCCAGTGAAGAAACTCATTGGAACTCACCCGGACAAAGTGTGAGCTTCCACCATTCTCGCTAGCAACTCCCATTGAAGAAGTAGCAGGAGCAGCTTTGGAGTAATGAATCACTGCCTTCGTACCTCTAGCTCCATCAACCTCCTCATTTTCTTTGACAAGGTCGCGTGAGGCAGTTGCAGCAGCACCTCTGACTCCACTGAGCAaataatgagaaaaataaaaacttggttGCATGGCAAAAAACACCAGATTTTCGTTAAGCTAGACAATGACTTCAACATCCAGTTTCCAATACACAATACTCTAGAACCATGCGGCAAACAACAATTCTATTCAAGAAACTACGACAGATTGCTATGTTTTTTACATGGTACTACACTACGTATACTTAAGATATAACAATTTAAAGACTTACGTTTTCGGTCGCCGGAGATTGTACCGACTTTCCCCTGGAACTTGTTCGGCTGGAAGAACTTTTTCTCGCTTCTTCTTGCGCTGGGAACCCATGACAATGTCAGAAAGTCTTTCGCTATCACCACCATCACTCACAGCAATCTGAGATGTCTGAGCGCGGCCGCGCTTCCGTCCATTTCTTGTTGTTCTTTTGTCAGCAGGACTGGAACCACCAAGGCTTTCACTTTGCACGTCGATGGAATCCTCTGCAGTACCGTTTGCATATTCACTGTCAGCCTCCCCAAGTATAGCCTTAGCATCTTTGACAACTGCTTTCATAGTGCGAGCTCTGTTTACTGCAGGCCTGCGACTCCTACTTGGCTTTCGACGACCACCCTTCAAATCAGAAGGCTGAGAATCTTCTGGGACATCAGGTGGTGCCTCACTGTTCATGTTGCTATGCTCATCATGTGAAGGATATTGAACAACTTCGACCTCTCTGATGCTGTTGTCAGATTGAATCCTCTGGACATCAAAAGAATCACTTGCAACTCCTAAAGAGATCTCAGCCTCGTTTTCAGTGCCATGCACTCTTTCGGATGGCTCTACATTTTGCTCACCCGGAAATGGTGCCtcatttggagaattttgaggAGCACCAAACTCGATCTTTTTCCCCGGGGAGAGATTAAAAATCTTTGTGGTGCATTTACGAAGCCAAGATATAGTTCCACCAGAAACTGGAGACCTTGGATCAGCAGCAGGAGACATCTCATTTTTTTGCCTCTTAGAAGCAGCCAGATTTTCATAGTCATCACT from Pyrus communis chromosome 7, drPyrComm1.1, whole genome shotgun sequence encodes the following:
- the LOC137739405 gene encoding histone acetyltransferase HAC1-like, whose product is MVTIGECNSKVTAARLLYFDGDYWSGATEEAIRKIEQERMADTQKKSKITRTKRTLKAMGHTDPSDGSTKDILLMQRMGQSILQTKEDFMIVDMQYVCTHCHEAILSGRRWSCGQCKNFHLCERCHDAERKNCGQDVHISANMERHVLSQVVVEDVLSDTKDDVISNNNLLENRHTFLSFCEKKHYQFGTLRRAKYSSKMILHHLHNATVLTGGSTCSICHKHAVVDQRWVCEICPEFDVCATCYREKGSACHIHKLTQSSPSANRGTENRKIRELLDVLQHATTCKPTKIQPCFYPNCLQMKKLLYHADKCTVRATGGCHFCKKAWSGLILHSINCRKLNCTTPRCMDLKKHAEECRLKN
- the LOC137739404 gene encoding histone acetyltransferase HAC12-like encodes the protein MKSYKISKMDVQRYNSGQTLGHISNYPELNPFLPGGDGLRRQALKCPVVYLRDWRKGPKVIRFRNFVRKLLNDYLIRTNYGFGKLASDYAAVVENQLFMEATSEEEYVNVETLSLRLQRLLNLYDPKSSQPAGSAETPSNCLGGAIRFDSICNNAFVANNADDVNLTKGLPFNGDRRGDTKRFTTSDELDMPFSLGLRQASSDTVLPLEDTSTSFAAYSSANQENRNYISDISSDCQVQQQHLGHVGCSKFEGRLGSNQNAQSLVCPSTEGNFSVFSSSNLLIPQHFPMDVPEVSNILPGTICSQEIATLEDIVQSCSQMIKSQHNRKQSLHPLMRPQVPPVQSHGAQHYASDDPSAGIIEGMPHSSKRLKMGNINGNNHLLVPSIVQHCVPGGLSYQQQQSESPISLNFEDIVQSCCQMINCQNNKKRCPHPLKQPQVPPERSHGAQLYASDGPSSGNIKDIPPSVVQNCVPEGLSYLQQQPKSPAFISSEDIVQSCSQMIKSKHNRKWPVHPYLQPQFPPEQSRGAQQYASDGSSSGNIEDILPSSKKLKMENKNENYHLLAPSVVQPCAPEGLSYLQQQSESPVSINSEVTHVEMEPANNSIQDSMKINDVTKCDSDIVLKLNSESVLIPSGEIFSCHHMEQIDLTSSSEIIDNVKEVSERMGSKSSHFFSEGLTEETVRTDFTQTDPKPDSDLKEVIKPQNQETNSVLLTELLKEEPIKEHLSSLGQSIDQSILMEERENSEKVCQLCASGKLFFAPAPVFCSCCNARLKRGVNYYCTLDEHSTRYCFCNSCYKGSRRGNISFHSIRISKATLGRKKNDEETEERWVQCDKCKGWQHQICAVLNDNSALEGKVENTCLKCLLKETECGELMNLPKSYI